One window from the genome of Amycolatopsis sp. NBC_01480 encodes:
- a CDS encoding SDR family NAD(P)-dependent oxidoreductase, with translation MGRLAGKVAVVFGGARGIGLATVREFVAEGATVFASDIREPESPVEGAQYALADATDEEQVATFVAGALATAGRIDVLVNNVGIHLAKPLAETTLEEFDNIFALNVRAAFLGTRAVLPHMIEQRAGSIVTTSSNGGMMGRPADPVYNATKHALVGLTKSIAVAHAHQGIRANTVNPGAIDTDMLRSTLASPDDFEAKQHQLVASTPAARVGEAWEVAKAIVFLASDESRFISGAVLPVDGAKAAGAMPSNRYSVDFDLGVR, from the coding sequence CGCCGAGGGCGCGACGGTGTTCGCGAGCGACATCCGCGAGCCCGAGTCGCCGGTCGAGGGCGCGCAGTACGCCCTCGCGGACGCGACGGACGAGGAGCAGGTCGCGACCTTCGTGGCCGGCGCGCTGGCCACGGCCGGGCGGATCGACGTGCTGGTCAACAACGTCGGCATCCACCTGGCGAAGCCGCTGGCCGAAACCACGCTCGAGGAGTTCGACAACATTTTCGCGCTGAACGTGCGCGCGGCCTTCCTCGGCACCCGCGCGGTGCTGCCGCACATGATCGAGCAGCGCGCGGGCAGCATCGTCACGACCTCGTCGAACGGCGGGATGATGGGCCGCCCCGCCGACCCGGTTTACAACGCCACGAAGCACGCACTCGTCGGCCTGACGAAGTCGATCGCGGTGGCGCACGCGCACCAGGGCATCCGCGCGAACACCGTCAACCCGGGCGCCATCGACACCGACATGCTGCGCTCGACGCTCGCGTCGCCGGACGACTTCGAAGCCAAGCAGCACCAGCTCGTGGCCAGCACCCCCGCCGCCCGCGTCGGCGAGGCGTGGGAAGTGGCGAAGGCCATCGTTTTCCTGGCCAGCGACGAATCCCGGTTCATCAGCGGCGCGGTGCTCCCGGTGGACGGCGCCAAGGCCGCCGGGGCGATGCCCTCGAACCGCTACAGCGTGGACTTCGACCTCGGCGTTCGCTGA
- a CDS encoding DUF4231 domain-containing protein yields the protein MGKTEAEHWMLTGERGGRPLPEVVVRRWSWFRRRARSSRRNYVTAEVVSVVAAAAVPVFAALRWDVALSAIAGAVVLIATTVRTVLGFHDDWVEYVRLRFDLEREASAFLYRIEPYERKTPKRCARS from the coding sequence ATGGGCAAAACCGAGGCCGAGCACTGGATGCTGACCGGGGAGCGGGGCGGCCGGCCGCTGCCGGAGGTGGTGGTCCGGCGGTGGTCGTGGTTCCGGCGGCGGGCCCGGAGCAGCCGCCGGAACTACGTGACCGCCGAGGTGGTCAGCGTGGTCGCCGCGGCGGCCGTGCCGGTGTTCGCCGCGCTGCGGTGGGACGTGGCGCTGAGCGCGATCGCCGGGGCCGTCGTGCTGATCGCCACGACCGTGCGCACCGTGCTGGGCTTCCACGACGACTGGGTCGAGTACGTCCGGCTCCGGTTCGATCTGGAACGGGAGGCCAGCGCGTTCCTCTACCGCATCGAGCCGTACGAACGGAAGACACCGAAGCGGTGCGCACGCTCGTGA